A portion of the Mytilus galloprovincialis chromosome 12, xbMytGall1.hap1.1, whole genome shotgun sequence genome contains these proteins:
- the LOC143054830 gene encoding uncharacterized protein LOC143054830: protein MADDKYAQRVRGKMASTGRSKKADRMRKMNSKETLRGEDHDYGAVFVEGPTGVNATDLEVGENVELGSSKPWFQGRRVVELDVLARSMNCEKCSSWLRLSDIKDEVIYGMASFLYISCPSSACQHISLVPTGKKSNGKGFDINYKVCLAMINAGMGPSNVNNFLTGCNIPPVDASTLRKKQKELAPVIIEAAEASCKEAQREELECSECSELEGSFDAGWQKKGSGWSYNSHTGHASLIGINTGKVIEFDVRTRNCSICQYYIGKNEPKPPHECNVNWTGSSKGMEPDMACSMIQRLAEDGYTVGTLHADNDATTQSRLPRSIIKKDDKTHVKKNLSKRLFGLSKNYKQLKSAKVIPYIVRCFMYTISKHQNSKQSMKTELATIVPHIFGHHEQCSPTWCTYVKDPTKFRFKHLPNGKALSGDKLREELDKLAQNYIERADRLLNLGSTQSNESFNNSVASFAPKNRFYGGTKSLKARVSSAVMQKNEGYGWLSKVNKNSLLSPGHLTILHGIRKDRRRKQIRKTQSTTNFKRKRLTIKSKKLKDNQRESVKEGDTYGGEIEVQEHIDTETIPSKMKFGGEESVVVFDLETTGLSRKSDITQLAAFDGTTVFNEYVSPREVISPKSSEITGLTFDFSCDQMYHHGKPVKSRDIQIVLLEFIEFISKKKKPILFGHNIASFDIPILMNKLRQHSLLSEFMLHIYGCIDTIKLARRKFKTKDIGNHKQQTLVTKLLGVEYDAHNACADVTSLFQLLAHFEYSEKDVFPFNSALLTDSYIPLIRDSRITKLTARKLAHSGLCLKHLQLAFNRDSENGLKSILLEHGFNAKTVTCFTKHFTCTEE from the exons ATGGCAGACGACAAGTATGCTCAACGTGTTCGTGGAAAGATGGCTAGCACAGGAAGAAGTAAAAAGGCGGACCGTATGAGAAAAATGAATAGTAAGGAAACATTACGAGGTGAAGACCATGATTACGGCGCTGTTTTTGTAGAAGGACCTACAGGTGTAAATGCAACTGATTTGGAAGTTGGGGAAAATGTTGAACTGGGATCCTCCAAACCTTGGTTCCAAGGAAGACGGGTTGTTGAGCTAGATGTGCTGGCTAGGTCCATGAACTGTGAGAAATGCAGTTCATGGCTTAGATTATCTGATATAAAAGATGAGGTGATTTATGGGATGGCtagttttttatatatctcgtgtCCGAGCAGTGCTTGTCAACACATCAGTCTGGTACCAACGGGGAAGAAGAGCAACGGCAAAGGCTTTGATATCAACTACAaagtttgtttag ccatgatTAATGCAGGTATGGGACCCAGCAATGTGAACAACTTCCTGACAGGATGCAACATTCCTCCAGTAGATGCCTCTACATTACGTAAAAAACAGAAGGAACTAGCCCCAGTTATCATTGAAGCAGCAGAAGCATCATGTAAAGAAGCACAGAGAGAGGAGCTGGAATGTTCAGAGTGCAGTGAGTTAGAGGGAAGCTTCGATGCTGGATGGCAGAAGAAAGGTTCTGGTTGGTCTTACAATAGTCACACAG GTCATGCAAGTCTAATTGGAATTAATACTGGGAAAGTTATAGAATTTGACGTCAGAACCAGAAATTGTAGTATTTGCCAATATTACATAGGAAAAAATGAACCAAAGCCACCACATGAGTGTAATGTTAACTGGACAG GATCAAGCAAAGGTATGGAGCCAGACATGGCATGTTCAATGATCCAAAGGCTTGCTGAGGATGGATATACGGTTGGGACTTTACATGCGGATAATGATGCTACAACCCAATCAAGACTGCCTCgttcaattattaaaaaagatgACAAAACACATGTAAAGAAAAATCTGTCCAAACGTCTATTTGGTCTGTCAAAAAACTACAAACAGTTAAAATCAGCAAAAGTCATTCCCTACATAGTGCGGTGTTTTATGTATACTATTTCTAAACACcaaaatagtaaacaatcaaTGAAGACAGAACTGGCCACTATAGTGCCACATATTTTTGGACACCATGAACAGTGCAGTCCAACTTGGTGTACATATGTTAAAGATCCAACTAAATTTAG ATTCAAACATTTACCCAATGGGAAAGCCCTTTCTGGAGACAAGCTGAGGGAAGAGCTGGACAAGTTGGCACAAAATTATATTGAAAGAGCAGATAGGCTGTTAAATCTAGGGTCAACACAGTCAAACGAAAGTTTCAACAACAGTGTTGCTAGTTTTGCCCCAAAAAACAG GTTTTATGGAGGGACTAAATCATTAAAAGCTAGGGTGTCTTCAGCTGTGATGCAAAAGAATGAAGGCTATGGTTGGTTAAGCAAG GTGAATAAGAATTCTCTACTCTCTCCTGGACATTTGACCATACTTCATGGAATTCGAAAGGATCGAAGGCGTAAACAGATTAGGAAAACACAGTCAACTactaatttcaaaagaaaaagacTCACAATAAAG TCCAAGAAATTGAAAGATAATCAGCGAGAATCAGTAAAAGAGGGAGACACCTATGGAGGAGAAATAGAAGTGCAAGAACATATTGACACAGAAACTATTCCATCGAAGATGAAGTTTGGAGGAGAAGAATCAGTAGTAGTTTTTGATTTAGAAACAACAG GATTATCAAGGAAGTCTGATATAACTCAGCTGGCTGCATTTGATGGAACCACTGTTTTTAATGAGTATGTATCACCTAGGGAGGTTATTTCACCCAAATCATCAGAAATAACAGGattgacttttgatttttcttgtGATCAGATGTACCATCATGGTAAACCAGTTAAAAGCAGAGATATTCAGATTGTACTCCTAGAATTTATTGAGTTTATCAGCAAAAAGAAGAAACCAATTCTTTTCGGTCACAACATTGCTTCGTTTGACATTCCCATATTGATGAACAAACTACGTCAGCACAGTCTTCTTTCAGAATTCATGTTACATATTTATGGGTGCATTGATACAATAAAATTGGCAAGAAGGAAATTCAAAACTAAAGACATAGGAAATCATAAACAACAAACATTGGTCACAAAATTACTTGGCGTAGAATATGATGCTCACAATGCATGTGCTGATGTCACAAGTCTATTTCAACTTCTTGCGCACTTTGAATATTCAGAAAAGGATGTTTTTCCATTCAATTCAGCTTTGCTAACAGATTCTTACATTCCCTTGATAAGGGACTCGCGCATCACCAAGCTAACAGCTAGAAAATTAGCACACAGTGGACTTTGTCTGAAACATCTACAGTTAGCATTTAACAGAGACAGTGAAAATGGCCTCAAATCTATTTTGTTAGAGCATGGCTTTAATGCCAAAACAGTCACATGTTTTACTAAACATTTTACATGTACTGAGGAATAA